In the genome of Desulfomicrobium apsheronum, the window GTAACGATTGGAGACCATGAGGCCAATAGACGGGGCTTTCGAGGCGAACGTAAACGGCAGCGCCACAAGAGCGGGAATTGCGGCGGATTCGCCGCCAGAAGATGGTCGGGACTTTGTTATCCAGTATCGGAACGTGCTCAAAGCCAAACCATTTTCGCGGCAGTATCGGGTCTTACCGAGGCCACTCTCCCGCCATTGCTGGACATGCGCCATCCAGCGAGCCGCGCGATTCTGTGCAAACTGAGTTTTCATGAAGACCTCCTTGAATTGGAGGCCCATTATCTCACATGAAAAATTTATGGATAGATGCGGACCTGTGAGCGCTTACGCAGATCATGGACAACTCATTAGCAAATGCGATGTTCACATCGCGAAAACTATTTTCTGTCAGCTTGGACATTTCCGCCGTACGGGCGTTGGTGGCAAGAAGATCACCTCGCACAAAAATCTTATACAATGCCGCAGCCATGAAGTTGGCAGCCCGGGTCATGCCTCCTATGATCCTGTCGTTTTCAACCAGTTCATGTACAACCCGGCCCGGCAGAACCCTCTCCGGACAATAGGCAATCTGGACATCTGCCGCCTCCCCGGCCTGCTGGGGAAAAGTCAAATCCGGGCGGGATTTAGCCAGCCACTCGGCCAATTTCTCCGTAGTCCCTACGGGCGATGTTGATTCCAGAATGACCAGATTGTCCTTTCTAAGGACCGGAGCAATGGCCTCGGCAGCGGCCTGGATATAGCTCAGGTCAGGCTTGTACCCATCCGTGAACGGGGTTGGTACAGCGATGAGAAAGGCGTCAGCCGGTTCAGGCATTGTGGTCGCCCGCAGATAGCCGGACGTCACGGCGGCCTGGACCAGCATGTCCAAATCCGGCTCCACGATGTGGATTTTACCCCGATTGATGGTATCCACAGCGTGTTGATTAATATCAACACCGATGACTTTCTTCTTGCGCGAGGCAAAAAGAGTCGCAGTGGGCAAACCAATATAGCCGAGCCCGATCATAGATATTGTATTGAACATGGTTATTTTCTTAGGTTAAAGATTAAAAAAGAGAGACCATTTGCCACGGAAAAAATCAAACATTGTGACAACATTTTTTGAACCAAAATTTCCGGAATCACTTAAAATTTTGAAGATCTACTAAGCGATACTCAAACGGGACTCGTTTAAGAGGTGCTCACAAATCTCCCTGCCGAATCGTGGAATTGCGAGAGGAGGGGCATTGTGGACCTCTGAAAATTATGATGAGCAACAGAACCTAAATCATTTAGTAGGCGCTCTCGAATGCGCCCCGCTGCCAAACCGTCCCCATAAGGGTTGTGGGCGCGGGACATGGTCTCGTAAGCAGCGGGATCGTCGAGCAGACGGTTAGCTTCATAAACGATCTTGTCCCGGTCGGTACCAACGAGTTTAACTGTACATGCGTCCACGGCTTCGGGACGTTCAGTTGTATCACGCATGACCAACACGGGTTTACCCAGGGATGGAGCCTCCTCCTGCACGCCACCGGAATCGGTGACAATAAGCGAACTACGATCCATCAGGTAAACGAATGGCAGATAGTCAAGTGGTTCAAGCAGGATGACATCCGGAACATCCACAAGGATGCGGCGTACAGGCTCCTGTACATTCGGGTTTAAATGCACTGGGTAGACCACCTGCACATCGCCGCGCGCGGCGATGTCGGCCAATGCATGACAAATGTTGTCAAACCCCAAGCCGAAATTCTCGCGACGGTGGCCAGTAACCAGGATAAGACGCTTGTCAGGATCAATAAAATCAAAACGTGCCTCCATTACACTGCGAAGACCTGCATCATCACGCAACTGACGCACCACTTCCAACAAGGCATCGATGACGGTGTTGCCAGTGACGTGGATGGCTGATTCAGGCACGTTTTCCTGCAATAAATTCAATCGGGCACTGGGCGTAGGGGCAAAATGGAGATCGCCAAGCGACCCAGTAATACGGCGATTCATCTCTTCCGGCCAGGGGGCATATTTATTGAACGTTCGCAAGCCTGCTTCGACATGCCCAACCCTCACCTTCGCGTAGTAAGCCGAGAGACTGGCGGCAAGAGTGGTCGTTGTGTCGCCATGAACCAGAATCATGTCCGGCCGCCACTCCTGATACACCTTACGCATGCCGGTCAAGACGTTGCATGTGATATCGGAAAGATCCTGGCCGGGTTTCATCAGATTGAGATCGAAATCCGGCTGAATGTTGAATAATTCCAAAACTTGGTCGAGCATCTGGCGGTGCTGGGCGGTGACACAGACCCTGGCATCGAAAGTCGGATCTTGCGCTAACGCTTTGACCACGGGGGCCATCTTGATGGCTTCGGGTCGGGTGCCGAATACAGTCAACACCTTGAGTACTGCTGTCTTTTCTATATCACTCATGATGCTTTCTCGTTGAACGATGAATTTGAAGAAAATTTGCCCACCGAGGACATTTCCAAATATTTAGAAAGCATTTCGACATGATGGAGATTCCTCCGAGTTAAGAATATGAAGGTTGGTGTGGCATTGGCTGAATCAATGACGAAATAACCAAAAGCCTTAAGGAGCGCATTGATCTCCTGAAACATGGATAGAGTGAAGCATTCAACGGCAATCACTGGCAAGCTTTTCGCTATAACTCTTCTTGCCCCACGCAACGCGTCGAGTTCCATCCCTTCCAAGTCCAGTTTGATGATTGAGATGGCTTCCTCGAAATCAGCTAGTTCGACATCAAGGGTCGAGACTTGGACGTCAAACGGAGTAACGAAATAATCATCCCCGTCCTTCTGTTTCACAAGCGCCATGTCAGCTGTAAACGACCCAAAGTTGCCAGGTAGCGCCTGGAACAAAGAAATGTGTCCTACATGATCACCGAGGGCGACCTTGCGGACGTCGACTTTTTCGTCCAGACAGTTCAAACATATGTTTGTGATCAGAAAACTATGATTGAATGGCTGGGGTTCAAATGCAATCACAGGAGCACCGATAACTCCTGCAAAAAAAATTGTGTGATTTCCAATATTCGCCCCTCCGTCAACGATCACCTTCCCAGGCTGATGCAACCTAGCGAGAAGGTTGAGAAAAAGCGATTCGTAGAACTGACTCTTCTCGGCCATCTTTGCTGGAATGTAGTCGCCCGAAAAGTGCGTGAAAAAGAATGTATTGCTTCTATGCTCGACGGAAACCCAAGTTAGTTCAGGGAACGTTTCTGTGTCGTTAATCTTATCTAACCTCTTTTTAACATTCTCCAGTGATCTAGCGCGATCACCTTCACGCTCGGAAAAAAACATATCTATGGAAATCGGGGGAGGGGAGTATAGTTGTCCGACACTAAATGGAATCCGCGAATTGCGTTTAAACTTAGTATCGAGCGATTCGTCGGAATTCTCTGGGAATTTTAATCCAAGCTTCGAAAATTGTTCACTAGCGCGAGCCCGCATCATTAGACGAGTGTCTGCGCTGGGTGTACCGACGACGAGGGCTTTTTCAAAATGCTGCAGGGCCCGTTGTGGCTGGTTGCCAACAGCGGCGGCGCAACCAAGGCTGTTGTGCACGCCAGATATGAGAATTCTACTGAGGAGTTTTCTACCCACGCCCCAGTCTTGTGCGAGGCGGATGTATTGTCTGGCTTCGGCGTCATAGCCGGTTTGCAGGCGGCTAGCGGCGGCCAGCAGAGCAAGCTTAGCGCGATCGGGATGATGCTGTATTGCTTCACGCGACAACTTGCACAGACTCTGCCAATCGCCGAACTGCCATTGAATGCGGACGCGTTCGAGAAGGTTTTCGTCATAAGGAACGACAGTTGTCTCCAGTGCGGCAACCTCGTCTCCTCTTGACTGCCGAACAAGGGCATCTTCTTGATCAGTCGAAGACTTCGCAGTCATAGGCCCTGCTCCCGCAAAAGAATCTCCTTCAACAAATCAAGCTGCGCCTCTGCCCGTGCCATCTCTTCGCGAATCATCTCCTGACGGGTCGCCAGTTCAGATTCCGCAGCCTCGCTTTCTTGAGCTTTGTGTTGCAACTCTTCTAACTGTCTGGCTCTGTCCTGTGCCAACTGCGACAGTTCGTCTCGCTGCCTTGTCAATTCTTCAATTGACTTTTTCAGGGCCAATCGATCTTTCTCAAATTTTCCCTCAGCCTGACGCAGAGCGTCGATCTCCGCCTGCCGCTGCGCAACTTCCTTGAACAATTGATCCTGCTGCCCGGTTAGCACCGCCCCATCCCGTTCACGTTGAGCCAAGGCCTGCTGCAGCGACTCAATCTCTGCCTGACGAGTAACGAGCAGATTAGCTGAGTCTTCCTGCCGGGAAGCCATCTCTTTCATGTCATGCTCAAGGTTGGCCAGAGTCTGACGCAGGGTCTCGATCTCAGCCTCCCGGTCGGCGGACAGCTTGGCGGATTCTTCCATCTTTGCGCTCAGTTCCGCCTTTTCCTGATGTACCCTGTCCAATTCCTGGCGCAGGGAGTCGATCTTTGCCTGCCGTTCAGCGGATAGCCTGCAAGATTCTTCCAGCTGCGTGGCCAACCCGACTTTCTCCTCCTCAAAACTTTCCAAGGTCTGACGCAGAGCTTCGATCTCCTCCTGCCTAACAGCGGCCAGATTGGTCGACTCTTCATTCTGCCCAACCAGGATCAATTTCTCCTGCTCAAGTTGAGTCCGAGTCTGATTCAAAATTTTGATCTCTGCCTGACGTTCTGAAAGCAACAGGGAAGATTCTATACGCTGCCGGGAAATAGCCAGCTTTTCCTGTTCAATCTTCGAACATGCCAGCTTGTGCGATTCGATCTCCGCGTTTCGCTCCGCAAGCAATCTGGCCGTGGTTTCCTGCTGCACAGACAACTCCGACTTTT includes:
- the tnpA gene encoding IS66 family insertion sequence element accessory protein TnpA, whose amino-acid sequence is MKTQFAQNRAARWMAHVQQWRESGLGKTRYCRENGLALSTFRYWITKSRPSSGGESAAIPALVALPFTFASKAPSIGLMVSNRY
- a CDS encoding nucleotide sugar dehydrogenase — protein: MFNTISMIGLGYIGLPTATLFASRKKKVIGVDINQHAVDTINRGKIHIVEPDLDMLVQAAVTSGYLRATTMPEPADAFLIAVPTPFTDGYKPDLSYIQAAAEAIAPVLRKDNLVILESTSPVGTTEKLAEWLAKSRPDLTFPQQAGEAADVQIAYCPERVLPGRVVHELVENDRIIGGMTRAANFMAAALYKIFVRGDLLATNARTAEMSKLTENSFRDVNIAFANELSMICVSAHRSASIHKFFM
- the wecB gene encoding non-hydrolyzing UDP-N-acetylglucosamine 2-epimerase — encoded protein: MSDIEKTAVLKVLTVFGTRPEAIKMAPVVKALAQDPTFDARVCVTAQHRQMLDQVLELFNIQPDFDLNLMKPGQDLSDITCNVLTGMRKVYQEWRPDMILVHGDTTTTLAASLSAYYAKVRVGHVEAGLRTFNKYAPWPEEMNRRITGSLGDLHFAPTPSARLNLLQENVPESAIHVTGNTVIDALLEVVRQLRDDAGLRSVMEARFDFIDPDKRLILVTGHRRENFGLGFDNICHALADIAARGDVQVVYPVHLNPNVQEPVRRILVDVPDVILLEPLDYLPFVYLMDRSSLIVTDSGGVQEEAPSLGKPVLVMRDTTERPEAVDACTVKLVGTDRDKIVYEANRLLDDPAAYETMSRAHNPYGDGLAAGRIRERLLNDLGSVAHHNFQRSTMPLLSQFHDSAGRFVSTS
- a CDS encoding FkbM family methyltransferase; its protein translation is MTAKSSTDQEDALVRQSRGDEVAALETTVVPYDENLLERVRIQWQFGDWQSLCKLSREAIQHHPDRAKLALLAAASRLQTGYDAEARQYIRLAQDWGVGRKLLSRILISGVHNSLGCAAAVGNQPQRALQHFEKALVVGTPSADTRLMMRARASEQFSKLGLKFPENSDESLDTKFKRNSRIPFSVGQLYSPPPISIDMFFSEREGDRARSLENVKKRLDKINDTETFPELTWVSVEHRSNTFFFTHFSGDYIPAKMAEKSQFYESLFLNLLARLHQPGKVIVDGGANIGNHTIFFAGVIGAPVIAFEPQPFNHSFLITNICLNCLDEKVDVRKVALGDHVGHISLFQALPGNFGSFTADMALVKQKDGDDYFVTPFDVQVSTLDVELADFEEAISIIKLDLEGMELDALRGARRVIAKSLPVIAVECFTLSMFQEINALLKAFGYFVIDSANATPTFIFLTRRNLHHVEMLSKYLEMSSVGKFSSNSSFNEKAS